A window from Primulina eburnea isolate SZY01 chromosome 2, ASM2296580v1, whole genome shotgun sequence encodes these proteins:
- the LOC140822914 gene encoding protein SLOW WALKER 2, whose amino-acid sequence MVSVKKSKNLDEAVDLQSDVASFASSLGFPSSGAPSSGFNDADFRKKGPLKPRTQAPNVSYQNRPLKEKSSQIKNKDSKSYPGRKSVQSPAQNSVLNSSNLFREDDSRFKNLPKLPLVKANALGVWYNDVAELEEKVIGDNKRPEFNSVEEWNTLVEKKKELGERLLVQYTRDYDSSRGKSGDIKMLVATQRSGTAADKVSALSVMVGDNAVANLRSIDMILGMVTSKIGKRHALTAFAVLKELFITLLPDRKLKMLFQRPLNCLSDTKDDYSLLLFWYWEERLKERYGRFVSALEEASRDVLDNLKNMALKTMYSLLSSKSEEERRILSSLVNKLGDPENKVASNADYHLANLLADHPNMKGVVIDEVDNFLFRPRLGLRAKYHAVNFLSQIRLGHKGDGPKAAKRLIDIYFALFKILISEASTAPPVAKQGKEDRKTFISSKVNKTKVSSDTHLEMDSRILSALLTGVNRAFPFVSSDETDDVIEVQAPLLFQLVHSKNFNVGVQALMLLDKISSKNQIVSDRYYRALYSKLLLPSAMNSSKEEMFIGLLSRSMKNDVNMKRVAAFSKRLLQVALQLAPQYACGCLFMLSEVLRARPPLWKVVLQNETSVADEDLEHFEDVREDDDNRVNYKLDKTDNKDSVVQTNNECNGDSDASLDEDDSVASSSEYDSLNESDDLLGKGGLEKVESFNLTSGNGAHKVHGLNDGPALPSGYNPRHREPNYCNADLVGWWELTVLASHVHPSVAAMARTLLSGVNIVYNGNPINDLSLGAFLDKFMEKKARQNTWHGASQIEPAKKLEMNHQLVGAEIISLAEDDVPPEDVVFHKFYMNKMNSLKKPKKKKKKTADDEAAEEIFGVDGDEDESDNEEINNLLDSGNPSFETEGGYDYEDLDKIANEDDDDLIGDASDEETNLSSDVAYEEIVNAEISSEDSGIDVAIGEADDGNIYDERFELKTKKRKTRENSGVSPFASLEDYPHLMDDEEPESSKSSSRIKKRESKKRKN is encoded by the exons ATGGTGTCTGTTAAGAAATCGAAAAACCTTGATGAAGCTGTGGACCTTCAGTCTGATGTCGCATCATTTGCCTCATCCCTCGGCTTCCCTTCTAGCGGCGCCCCTTCCTCTGGCTTCAACGACGCTGATTTTCGCAAAAAGGGCCCACTTAAACCCCGTACTCAAGCGCCCAATGTTTCCTACCAAAACAGGCCCCTGAAGGAGAAGAGTAGCCAAATTAAGAACAAAGACAGTAAATCATATCCTGGACGCAAATCCGTTCAATCTCCAGCTCAAAACAGTGTTTTAAACAGTAGTAATTTGTTTAGGGAGGACGATAGCAGATTTAAGAACCTCCCAAAGCTTCCGTTGGTGAAAGCTAATGCTTTGGGCGTGTGGTATAATGATGTTGCTGAGCTGGAGGAAAAGGTGATTGGCGATAATAAGAGACCTGAGTTCAATAGTGTGGAGGAATGGAACACTTTGGTGGAGAAGAAGAAAGAGTTGGGGGAACGGCTGTTGGTGCAATATACCCGAGATTACGATTCCTCCAGGGGGAAAAGCGGGGATATCAAGATGCTTGTGGCTACTCAAAGGTCGGGGACTGCTGCAGATAAGGTGTCTGCCTTGTCGGTCATGGTTGGGGATAATGCTGTAGCGAATTTGAGATCAATTGATATGATTTTGG GAATGGTGACATCAAAAATTGGGAAACGACATGCATTAACAGCCTTTGCAGTATTGAAAGAACTATTTATTAC TTTACTACCAGATCGCAAGCTGAAGATGCTATTTCAGCGGCCCCTAAATTGCCTCTCTGATACAAAAGATGACTACTCTCTTTTACTTTTCTGGTATTGGGAGGAAAGATTAAAGGAAAG GTATGGACGTTTTGTTTCTGCCCTTGAGGAAGCTTCGCGTGATGTTCTAGACAATCTCAAGAACATGGCTCTGAAG ACCATGTATTCGTTGCTGAGCAGTAAATCAGAAGAAGAGCGCCGTATACTATCGTCATTGGTGAACAAG CTTGGAGATCCTGAAAACAAAGTTGCATCAAATGCAGATTATCACTTGGCAAATCTTTTAGCTGACCATCCAAATATGAAG GGAGTTGTGATTGACGAAGTGGATAATTTCCTTTTTCGGCCTCGTCTAGGATTACGAGCCAAATATCATGCA GTGAACTTCTTAAGTCAAATCCGGTTGGGTCACAAGGGAGATGGTCCAAAAGCTGCAAAACGGTTGATAGATATCTATTTTGCTCTCTTTAAG ATTTTGATTTCTGAGGCTAGTACAGCTCCACCTGTGGCAAAGCAGGGCAAAGAAGACAGAAAAACTTTCATATCCTCGAAAGTGAATAAAACAAAAGTCTCATCAGATACACATCTTGAGATGGACTCACGGATATTATCAGCTCTATTAACG GGTGTTAATAGAGCTTTTCCTTTTGTTTCCAGTGATGAAACTGATGATGTGATCGAGGTCCAGGCACCACTATTGTTTCAACTG GTTCATTCTAAGAACTTTAATGTTGGAGTTCAAGCACTGATGCTTCTTGACAAAATCTCTTCCAAAAACCAGATAGTCAGTGATCGTTATTATCGTGCCTTGTACTCAAAACTACTGCTTCCCTCTGCGATGAATTCTTCCAAG GAGGAAATGTTCATTGGGCTTCTATCAAGGTCGATGAAGAATGATGTTAATATGAAGCGAGTTGCTGCTTTCTCAAAGCGATTGTTACAG GTTGCTCTTCAGCTGGCGCCTCAGTATGCATGTGGATGCCTTTTTATGCTCTCTGAAGTCCTTAGAGCACGCCCTCCTCTTTG GAAGGTGGTGCTTCAAAATGAAACTTCTGTTGCTGATGAAGATCTTGAGCATTTTGAGGACGTTCGAGAAGATGACGACAATCGTGTCAATTATAAACTGGATAAGACAGACAATAAAGACTCTGTTGTGCAAACGAATAATGAGTGTAATGGTGATAGTGATGCTTCACTCGATGAAGATGATTCTGTGGCTTCTAGTTCCGAATATGATAGTTTGAATGAATCAGATGATTTGCTTGGGAAAGGTGGTCTAGAAAAAGTGGAAAGCTTTAATTTGACATCTGGCAATGGAGCACACAAAGTTCATGGTTTAAATGATGGTCCTGCATTACCCAGTGGGTACAACCCACGTCATAGGGAACCTAATTATTG TAATGCGGATTTGGTTGGCTGGTGGGAGCTAACGGTACTCGCCTCTCACGTGCACCCATCAGTTGCTGCAATGGCCAGAACCCTTCTTTCTGGGGTCAATATTGTGTATAATGGCAATCCGATCAATGACCTTTCACTTGGTGCTTTCCTGGACAAGTTCATGGAAAAGAAGGCCAGGCAAAATACATGGCATGGTGCGTCGCAGATTGAACCTGCCAAGAAG CTTGAAATGAACCACCAGTTGGTTGGAGCAGAAATTATATCACTTGCTGAAGATGATGTACCCCCTGAGGATGTTGTTTTCCACAAGTTTTACATGAACAAAATGAACTCCTTAAAGAaaccaaaaaagaaaaagaagaagacaGCAGATGATGAGGCTGCTGAAGAGATATTTGGTGTTGATGGAGATGAGGATGAAAGTGACAATGAAGAGATTAACAATCTCTTGGATTCTGGAAATCCTTCTTTCGAGACAGAAGGTGGTTATGACTACGAGGATTTGGACAAAATTGCTAATGAGGATGATGATGACTTGATTGGTGATGCCAGTGATGAAGAAACGAACTTATCTTCAGATGTTGCTTATGAAGAAATTGTGAATGCTGAAATTAGTTCCGAGGACAGTGGTATTGATGTTGCCATTGGTGAAGCAGATGATGGGAATATTTATGATGAGCGCTTTGAACTAAAGACAAAGAAACGGAAAACCCGCGAAAATTCTGGAGTCTCTCCTTTCGCGAGCCTTGAAGATTATCCACATTTGATGGACGACGAGGAGCCTGAATCCTCGAAGTCATCCTCACGAATAAAAAAGCGCgagtcaaagaagaggaagaacTAA
- the LOC140822916 gene encoding hexosyltransferase GAUT11-like isoform X2: MSSARSYARQLGEQMTLAKAYVVIANEHNNLHLAWELSSKIRSCQFLLSKAAMRNEPIALEEAEPIIKSLSSLIFKAQDAHYDIATTIMTMKSHIQALEERANAATLQSTVFAQMAAESIPKKLHCIDIKLTADWLQNKSIQELADESRNSPRLTDINLYHFCIFSDNILAVSVVVNSTVSNAEHPKQLVFHVVTNGVKYGAMQAWFLGNDFKGAAVEVLNVENFTWLNASYSPLLRQLQDVDSQKYFFGGLQDTSLDPKFRNPKYLSILNHLRFYIPEIYPQLEKVVFLDDDIVVQKDLIPLFSLDLHGNVNGAVETCLESFHRYYKYLNFSNPLISTKFDPQACGWAFGMNVFDLISWRKANATARYHHWQEQNTDKSLWKLGTLPPGLLAFYGLTEPLDRRWHVLGLGYDMNIDSRLIETAAVIHFNGNMKPWLELSIGRYRPLWERYVNQTHSYIQECATSL; encoded by the coding sequence ATGTCAAGTGCCAGATCATATGCCAGACAATTAGGAGAGCAGATGACCCTTGCCAAAGCTTATGTTGTTATAGCCAATGAACATAATAATCTTCATCTTGCTTGGGAGCTGAGTTCAAAAATAAGAAGTTGCCAATTCTTGCTCTCCAAGGCTGCAATGAGAAACGAGCCCATAGCTCTAGAGGAGGCCGAACCAATCATTAAAAGTTTATCATCCCTAATTTTTAAGGCGCAAGATGCCCATTATGATATTGCGACCACAATAATGACCATGAAGTCTCATATTCAAGCTCTGGAAGAACGTGCAAATGCCGCAACTCTTCAGAGTACTGTATTTGCACAAATGGCTGCTGAATCAATACCCAAGAAGCTTCATTGCATTGACATTAAACTCACTGCCGATTGGCTTCAGAACAAGTCCATCCAGGAGCTTGCAGATGAGAGTAGGAACTCTCCTCGATTAACAGACATCAATCTTTACCACTTCTGTATATTTTCAGATAATATTCTGGCTGTTTCAGTTGTCGTTAATTCTACAGTTTCTAACGCCGAACATCCAAAGCAACTTGTATTCCATGTTGTTACAAACGGAGTAAAATATGGAGCAATGCAGGCTTGGTTCCTCGGTAATGATTTCAAAGGTGCTGCAGTTGAAGTCCTGAATGTTGAAAACTTTACTTGGTTGAATGCATCCTATTCTCCTCTTCTAAGACAACTCCAAGATGTTGATTCACAGAAATACTTCTTTGGAGGTTTGCAAGATACTAGTCTTGATCCAAAGTTTCGTAATCCCAAGTATCTGTCTATTTTAAATCACCTTCGGTTCTACATTCCCGAGATTTATCCCCAATTGGAAAAGGTAGTTTTTCTCGATGATGACATTGTGGTTCAGAAGGATTTGATTCCTCTCTTTTCCTTGGACTTGCATGGAAATGTAAATGGCGCGGTTGAAACTTGTCTTGAATCTTTCCACCGCTACTACAAGTACCTCAATTTTTCGAACCCACTGATAAGCACAAAATTTGATCCTCAAGCGTGTGGATGGGCATTTGGGATGAATGTTTTTGACTTGATTTCTTGGAGAAAGGCGAATGCGACTGCAAGATATCATCATTGGCAGGAACAAAATACCGACAAGTCACTTTGGAAGCTCGGCACACTTCCTCCTGGACTGTTGGCTTTCTATGGATTGACGGAGCCACTTGATCGGAGATGGCATGTCTTAGGACTGGGTTACGACATGAATATTGACAGCCGCCTAATCGAGACTGCTGCCGTGATTCACTTCAATGGGAACATGAAACCCTGGCTAGAGCTTAGTATAGGCAGATATAGACCTCTATGGGAACGGTACGTGAATCAGACTCACTCTTATATTCAAGAATGTGCGACAAGTTTATAA
- the LOC140822916 gene encoding hexosyltransferase GAUT11-like isoform X1, with product MRRRAADYRRPIRRRLSYWICALLVVFSFVGFLLFIVQHNHNDEDPAEQPVMEFNDRVVHDNRNSTKDMSSARSYARQLGEQMTLAKAYVVIANEHNNLHLAWELSSKIRSCQFLLSKAAMRNEPIALEEAEPIIKSLSSLIFKAQDAHYDIATTIMTMKSHIQALEERANAATLQSTVFAQMAAESIPKKLHCIDIKLTADWLQNKSIQELADESRNSPRLTDINLYHFCIFSDNILAVSVVVNSTVSNAEHPKQLVFHVVTNGVKYGAMQAWFLGNDFKGAAVEVLNVENFTWLNASYSPLLRQLQDVDSQKYFFGGLQDTSLDPKFRNPKYLSILNHLRFYIPEIYPQLEKVVFLDDDIVVQKDLIPLFSLDLHGNVNGAVETCLESFHRYYKYLNFSNPLISTKFDPQACGWAFGMNVFDLISWRKANATARYHHWQEQNTDKSLWKLGTLPPGLLAFYGLTEPLDRRWHVLGLGYDMNIDSRLIETAAVIHFNGNMKPWLELSIGRYRPLWERYVNQTHSYIQECATSL from the exons ATGCGGCGTCGGGCAGCCGACTATCGCCGCCCGATCCGTAGGAGGTTATCGTATTGGATCTGCGCACTTCTCGTGGTATTCTCTTTTGTTGGATTTCTTTTGTTCATTGTTCAGCATAACCATAATGACGAGGATCCTGCGGAACAGCCGGTAATG GAGTTTAATGACCGTGTGGTTCATGACAATCGAAATTCTACTAAAGATATGTCAAGTGCCAGATCATATGCCAGACAATTAGGAGAGCAGATGACCCTTGCCAAAGCTTATGTTGTTATAGCCAATGAACATAATAATCTTCATCTTGCTTGGGAGCTGAGTTCAAAAATAAGAAGTTGCCAATTCTTGCTCTCCAAGGCTGCAATGAGAAACGAGCCCATAGCTCTAGAGGAGGCCGAACCAATCATTAAAAGTTTATCATCCCTAATTTTTAAGGCGCAAGATGCCCATTATGATATTGCGACCACAATAATGACCATGAAGTCTCATATTCAAGCTCTGGAAGAACGTGCAAATGCCGCAACTCTTCAGAGTACTGTATTTGCACAAATGGCTGCTGAATCAATACCCAAGAAGCTTCATTGCATTGACATTAAACTCACTGCCGATTGGCTTCAGAACAAGTCCATCCAGGAGCTTGCAGATGAGAGTAGGAACTCTCCTCGATTAACAGACATCAATCTTTACCACTTCTGTATATTTTCAGATAATATTCTGGCTGTTTCAGTTGTCGTTAATTCTACAGTTTCTAACGCCGAACATCCAAAGCAACTTGTATTCCATGTTGTTACAAACGGAGTAAAATATGGAGCAATGCAGGCTTGGTTCCTCGGTAATGATTTCAAAGGTGCTGCAGTTGAAGTCCTGAATGTTGAAAACTTTACTTGGTTGAATGCATCCTATTCTCCTCTTCTAAGACAACTCCAAGATGTTGATTCACAGAAATACTTCTTTGGAGGTTTGCAAGATACTAGTCTTGATCCAAAGTTTCGTAATCCCAAGTATCTGTCTATTTTAAATCACCTTCGGTTCTACATTCCCGAGATTTATCCCCAATTGGAAAAGGTAGTTTTTCTCGATGATGACATTGTGGTTCAGAAGGATTTGATTCCTCTCTTTTCCTTGGACTTGCATGGAAATGTAAATGGCGCGGTTGAAACTTGTCTTGAATCTTTCCACCGCTACTACAAGTACCTCAATTTTTCGAACCCACTGATAAGCACAAAATTTGATCCTCAAGCGTGTGGATGGGCATTTGGGATGAATGTTTTTGACTTGATTTCTTGGAGAAAGGCGAATGCGACTGCAAGATATCATCATTGGCAGGAACAAAATACCGACAAGTCACTTTGGAAGCTCGGCACACTTCCTCCTGGACTGTTGGCTTTCTATGGATTGACGGAGCCACTTGATCGGAGATGGCATGTCTTAGGACTGGGTTACGACATGAATATTGACAGCCGCCTAATCGAGACTGCTGCCGTGATTCACTTCAATGGGAACATGAAACCCTGGCTAGAGCTTAGTATAGGCAGATATAGACCTCTATGGGAACGGTACGTGAATCAGACTCACTCTTATATTCAAGAATGTGCGACAAGTTTATAA